Proteins from one Corynebacterium testudinoris genomic window:
- the trpCF gene encoding bifunctional indole-3-glycerol-phosphate synthase TrpC/phosphoribosylanthranilate isomerase TrpF — MTVSKLPTVLEGIVTGRRGHLPEIRARLAHVDVDSLPRSNRSLFHALQGRGMGVAAPAFIMECKSSSPSLGLIREHYEPGAIARIYSRYASAISVLCEPDRFGGDYDHLATVAASTHLPVLCKDFIIDEVQVHAARYFGADAILLMLSILSDEEYRAFAAVAQRYDLDILTEVIDESEVSRAVALGAKIIGINHRNLHDLSIDLDRSARLAALLPSDAVVVSESGIRDNETVRALSAHSHAFLVGSQLTSQPDIDLAARRLVFGDNKVCGLTSTSAAQAARAVGAVYGGLIFEDSSPRNVSRETARNIIAHEPGLIYVAVSRRTSGYAELIQDGIGVVQVHAPYQGSTEAEIALVDAVTAEVPDTVQVWRAVSMTGNHDGAALAAALIDGDAVDGIVLDAGDGGTGTSFAWTKIPDVVKQHSFLAGGLNLDNLTEALAVGCYGLDLNSGVEYPDQPGRKDSGALRRAFDIIRSYAPA, encoded by the coding sequence ATTACAGTGTCTAAGTTGCCCACCGTCCTAGAGGGAATTGTCACCGGGCGCCGAGGTCACCTGCCGGAGATCCGCGCGCGGCTGGCCCACGTCGACGTCGATTCCTTACCGCGATCGAATCGCTCGCTCTTCCATGCTCTCCAGGGGCGGGGGATGGGAGTAGCGGCACCGGCATTCATCATGGAATGCAAGTCATCGTCGCCCTCCCTCGGCCTCATCCGGGAGCATTACGAGCCCGGCGCGATTGCCCGCATCTATTCTCGCTATGCCTCGGCGATCTCGGTTCTGTGCGAGCCCGACCGCTTCGGTGGGGACTACGATCACCTCGCGACCGTTGCCGCCTCGACGCACCTGCCGGTGTTGTGCAAGGACTTCATCATCGACGAGGTCCAGGTGCACGCCGCCCGCTACTTCGGTGCGGATGCGATCTTGCTCATGCTCTCGATTCTTTCCGACGAGGAATACCGGGCGTTTGCTGCGGTGGCTCAGCGCTATGACCTGGATATTCTCACCGAGGTGATCGATGAGTCCGAGGTGTCCCGCGCGGTAGCGCTGGGAGCGAAGATCATCGGCATCAACCATCGGAACTTGCATGACCTCAGCATTGATCTCGATCGTTCGGCCCGGCTGGCGGCCTTGCTGCCGTCGGATGCCGTCGTGGTGTCTGAGTCGGGCATCCGTGACAATGAGACGGTCCGTGCCCTGTCGGCGCATTCCCATGCCTTCCTCGTCGGCTCGCAGCTGACCAGCCAGCCAGACATCGACCTGGCCGCCCGCCGCCTAGTGTTCGGGGATAACAAGGTCTGTGGCCTCACCTCGACTTCGGCAGCGCAGGCCGCCCGGGCCGTCGGCGCCGTCTATGGCGGGTTGATCTTCGAGGACTCTTCACCGCGCAATGTTTCACGTGAAACAGCCCGCAATATCATCGCCCACGAGCCGGGCCTCATCTACGTTGCCGTCTCCCGCCGAACCAGTGGCTACGCCGAACTCATCCAAGACGGCATCGGCGTTGTCCAAGTTCACGCCCCCTACCAAGGGTCAACAGAAGCCGAGATTGCGCTTGTCGACGCCGTCACCGCCGAGGTCCCCGATACCGTCCAGGTATGGCGCGCCGTCAGCATGACGGGCAACCACGACGGCGCCGCTCTCGCCGCCGCGCTCATTGACGGCGATGCCGTGGACGGCATCGTGTTAGACGCCGGAGACGGTGGGACCGGGACGAGCTTCGCATGGACGAAGATCCCAGACGTGGTCAAACAGCACAGCTTCCTCGCCGGCGGCCTCAACCTCGACAACCTCACGGAGGCCCTGGCCGTCGGTTGCTACGGCCTCGACCTCAACTCCGGCGTCGAGTACCCCGACCAGCCGGGACGCAAGGACTCCGGCGCCCTCCGACGCGCCTTTGACATCATCCGCAGCTACGCACCAGCCTAG
- the trpB gene encoding tryptophan synthase subunit beta, whose product MTDHLSHDTLLPAYFGEFGGQFVPESLIPALDQLEQAFVDAQNDPAFRAELAGYLRDYLGRPTPLTECSNLPLAGKGKGYARIFLKREDLVHGGAHKTNQVIGQALLAKRMGKTRIIAETGAGQHGTATALACSLLGLDCVIYMGAKDVERQQPNVFRMKLMGAQVIPVDAGSGTLKDAVNEALRDWTATFHESHYLLGTAAGPHPFPTIVRDFHRVISEEAKAQMKERVGGLPDVVVACVGGGSNAIGMFADFIDDDSVELVGAEPGGLGLDSGKHGATIANGQIGILHGARSYLMRNSDGQVEESYSISAGLDYPGVGPQHAHLHDTGRATYVGITDAEALEAFQLLSLHEGIIPALESSHALAYALKRAALAEEKGENLTILVSLSGRGDKDVDHVRRTLEENPELVLQKEK is encoded by the coding sequence ATGACCGATCATCTTTCCCACGACACCTTGCTTCCGGCCTACTTCGGCGAATTCGGCGGACAATTCGTCCCCGAATCCCTCATTCCCGCCCTTGACCAGCTGGAACAGGCCTTCGTTGACGCGCAGAACGATCCCGCCTTCCGAGCCGAGCTCGCGGGCTACCTGCGTGACTACCTCGGACGGCCGACCCCCCTCACCGAATGCTCCAACCTGCCACTAGCCGGAAAAGGCAAGGGGTACGCGCGGATCTTCCTCAAACGCGAGGACCTCGTGCACGGCGGCGCCCACAAGACCAACCAGGTGATCGGCCAGGCCCTCCTAGCCAAGCGGATGGGCAAGACCCGCATCATCGCCGAGACCGGCGCGGGACAACACGGCACAGCCACCGCCCTCGCCTGCTCCCTGCTCGGACTCGACTGCGTGATCTACATGGGTGCCAAGGACGTCGAACGACAACAACCCAACGTCTTCCGCATGAAGCTCATGGGCGCGCAGGTCATCCCCGTCGACGCCGGTTCCGGCACGCTCAAGGACGCCGTCAACGAAGCCCTCCGCGACTGGACCGCCACCTTCCATGAGTCCCACTACCTCTTGGGCACCGCGGCCGGCCCACATCCCTTCCCAACGATCGTGCGCGATTTCCACCGCGTCATCTCCGAGGAGGCGAAAGCCCAGATGAAGGAGCGCGTCGGTGGCTTGCCCGACGTCGTCGTCGCCTGCGTCGGCGGCGGCTCCAACGCCATCGGTATGTTCGCGGACTTCATCGACGACGACAGCGTCGAACTCGTCGGGGCAGAACCCGGCGGCCTGGGCCTGGATTCCGGCAAGCACGGCGCCACCATCGCCAATGGGCAAATCGGCATCCTGCACGGTGCGCGCAGCTACCTCATGCGCAATTCCGACGGCCAGGTGGAGGAGTCTTACTCCATTTCCGCCGGCCTGGACTACCCCGGAGTTGGCCCACAGCATGCCCACCTGCATGACACTGGCCGGGCGACTTACGTCGGGATCACCGACGCCGAAGCTCTCGAAGCCTTCCAACTGCTTTCCCTCCACGAGGGCATCATTCCCGCCCTCGAGTCCTCCCACGCCTTGGCCTATGCCCTCAAGCGCGCCGCTCTGGCCGAGGAGAAGGGTGAAAACCTCACCATCCTCGTGTCCCTATCAGGCCGTGGCGATAAGGACGTCGACCATGTGCGCCGCACCCTCGAAGAGAATCCCGAGCTCGTGCTCCAGAAGGAGAAGTAA
- the trpA gene encoding tryptophan synthase subunit alpha, translating to MSSRYDQLFSALDARGEGAFVPFIMLGDPTPADALEIIRTVVEAGADALELGVPFSDPVADGPTIQRSHIRALDGGVTVNDALAQIRTIRAEFPDLPLGMLVYGNVPFTRGIDTFYREFAEAGADSILLPDVPVREGEPFAAAAMEAGIDPIFIAPAQAAEKTLEGVATHSRGYIYAVSRDGVTGTERESSVTGLEEVVGNVKKHGGAPILLGFGISSPSHVRDAIAAGAAGAISGSAITKIIDRYVAGEHPSPGRVTDMPVLKEELRSFVAAMKAATVR from the coding sequence ATGTCTAGCCGCTACGATCAGCTCTTCTCCGCCCTCGACGCCCGTGGGGAGGGCGCCTTCGTCCCCTTCATCATGCTCGGTGACCCGACCCCGGCTGACGCGCTGGAGATCATCCGCACCGTCGTCGAGGCGGGTGCCGATGCCCTCGAACTCGGCGTCCCCTTCTCCGATCCGGTTGCCGACGGCCCCACGATCCAGCGATCCCACATCCGCGCCCTCGACGGGGGAGTGACCGTCAACGATGCCCTCGCGCAAATCCGCACGATCCGCGCCGAGTTCCCCGACCTCCCGCTTGGCATGCTCGTCTACGGAAACGTGCCCTTTACCCGCGGAATCGACACCTTCTACCGCGAGTTCGCCGAGGCAGGAGCAGATTCCATCTTGCTTCCCGACGTCCCCGTCCGCGAAGGTGAGCCCTTCGCCGCCGCCGCCATGGAGGCTGGGATTGATCCCATCTTCATCGCCCCAGCCCAGGCGGCAGAGAAGACGCTGGAAGGCGTGGCTACCCACTCACGCGGCTACATCTACGCCGTCTCTCGCGACGGCGTCACCGGCACCGAGCGTGAGTCTTCCGTGACTGGCCTGGAAGAGGTGGTGGGGAACGTCAAGAAACACGGCGGGGCTCCCATCCTCCTAGGATTTGGCATCTCCAGCCCTTCCCACGTGCGCGACGCCATCGCCGCCGGGGCAGCGGGGGCGATCTCCGGCTCCGCAATCACAAAGATCATTGACCGCTACGTCGCCGGCGAGCACCCCTCGCCAGGGAGGGTGACCGATATGCCAGTCCTGAAAGAGGAGCTGAGGTCATTTGTGGCGGCAATGAAGGCCGCCACCGTGCGTTAG
- a CDS encoding GyrI-like domain-containing protein: protein MTDFSVDEARAVSTAIVRVENAPMNALEPIFDATFAALGPLIETAGISPMGAPFAMYSRFSDDWQHCDIEVGVPVEVALPQAIEIPGADGKPIFIEPSELPGGKVATMLYVGAYDGLKGAWESFTDALTEEGYRPDMPCWEVYLTEPTPEADPNTMRTGLNTRVE, encoded by the coding sequence ATGACTGACTTCAGCGTTGACGAAGCCCGCGCCGTCTCCACCGCAATCGTCCGGGTAGAGAATGCCCCCATGAATGCTCTCGAGCCCATCTTTGACGCCACGTTCGCCGCCTTGGGCCCGCTCATCGAGACTGCCGGTATCTCGCCGATGGGCGCACCGTTCGCGATGTATTCCCGCTTCTCCGATGACTGGCAACACTGCGACATCGAGGTCGGAGTACCAGTGGAAGTTGCCCTCCCCCAAGCTATCGAGATTCCTGGCGCGGATGGAAAGCCCATCTTCATCGAGCCTTCTGAACTTCCCGGAGGCAAGGTTGCCACGATGCTGTACGTGGGCGCCTACGACGGACTCAAGGGGGCGTGGGAATCCTTCACCGACGCCCTCACGGAGGAAGGCTACCGCCCCGATATGCCGTGCTGGGAGGTCTACCTCACTGAGCCCACCCCGGAGGCAGATCCCAACACAATGCGCACGGGCTTGAACACCCGCGTGGAGTAG
- a CDS encoding Clp protease N-terminal domain-containing protein, translated as MKSLYLATKSYRELVILAEDEKRRAGHPEIDVEHLFLALLGVGER; from the coding sequence ATGAAGAGCTTATACCTGGCAACGAAGAGCTACCGCGAGCTAGTGATCCTGGCAGAGGATGAAAAACGCCGGGCGGGGCACCCGGAGATCGATGTCGAGCATCTCTTTCTCGCATTGCTCGGAGTTGGGGAGCGGTGA
- a CDS encoding SRPBCC family protein codes for MLLAAHNSPQPDVALFRTLVAEHTGLVISMLNSFGVDPESLIFAASDTDTTNTRSQEYRRFVPATPDEVWSLLSDPDRWLEWNSVEFKRCERADFGVIRAYPPLRLTAPDHHLRVDC; via the coding sequence ATGCTCTTGGCTGCTCACAACTCTCCTCAGCCGGACGTGGCACTCTTCCGTACTTTAGTGGCCGAGCACACCGGACTCGTCATCTCGATGCTCAACTCATTTGGCGTGGACCCTGAGTCGCTGATCTTCGCCGCCTCCGATACCGACACGACCAATACTCGGTCACAGGAGTATCGGCGCTTCGTTCCCGCGACTCCAGATGAGGTGTGGTCGCTGCTCTCGGACCCTGATCGCTGGCTGGAGTGGAATAGCGTCGAGTTCAAACGGTGCGAGAGGGCTGACTTTGGTGTCATTCGAGCATACCCCCCGCTCCGACTCACGGCACCGGACCACCATCTCCGAGTTGATTGTTAG
- a CDS encoding ABC transporter ATP-binding protein: MSPVINVEHLSKRFGAFQALDGFNLAVEQGSIHGFLGPNGSGKSTTIRILLGVLHPSSGVATVLGSDPRQNPAVLKKVGYVPGDVALWPGLTGREVFRAMESLRGSAVDTRREEELIEAFKLDPDKKTRDYSTGNRRKVGLIAALSFGAEVLILDEPTAGLDPLMEQVFIKEVRKERDNGATVLLSSHIMSEVEKLCDAVTVIKDGRTVEAGTIEQLRHLSAHEITAIVSHPTPSLRTLPNAEFEGERFHVTAAKDDVSRILRLILDSGGEDITATPASLESLFLSHYGEAVP; the protein is encoded by the coding sequence ATGAGTCCGGTTATCAACGTCGAGCATCTCAGCAAGCGCTTTGGCGCCTTCCAGGCCCTCGATGGCTTCAACTTGGCCGTGGAGCAGGGGAGTATCCATGGCTTCCTCGGACCCAACGGCTCAGGCAAATCGACGACTATACGCATCTTGCTCGGCGTCCTCCACCCCAGTTCCGGGGTAGCGACCGTGCTGGGTAGCGACCCGAGGCAGAATCCGGCGGTACTGAAGAAGGTCGGATACGTCCCCGGGGACGTCGCTCTCTGGCCCGGGCTCACCGGCCGGGAGGTCTTCCGAGCCATGGAATCACTACGCGGTTCCGCAGTCGATACCCGGCGCGAAGAGGAACTCATTGAGGCCTTCAAACTCGATCCGGACAAGAAGACTCGTGACTACTCCACGGGTAACCGTCGCAAAGTCGGGCTCATCGCCGCGTTGTCGTTCGGTGCGGAGGTGCTCATCTTGGATGAACCGACCGCAGGGCTCGATCCGCTCATGGAACAAGTCTTCATCAAAGAAGTACGCAAGGAGCGCGACAATGGTGCGACCGTACTGCTGTCCAGCCACATCATGAGCGAAGTAGAGAAGCTTTGCGATGCCGTCACTGTCATCAAAGATGGCCGCACCGTCGAAGCCGGAACCATCGAGCAACTTCGGCATCTTTCCGCACATGAGATCACCGCCATAGTCTCCCACCCCACGCCATCCCTGCGGACCCTACCGAACGCCGAATTCGAAGGAGAGCGCTTCCACGTCACCGCCGCCAAAGACGACGTCTCGAGAATTCTGCGCCTCATTTTGGATAGTGGGGGAGAGGACATCACTGCCACTCCGGCGAGCTTAGAGTCCCTGTTTCTCAGCCACTACGGGGAGGCCGTGCCGTGA